Proteins encoded within one genomic window of Humulus lupulus chromosome 1, drHumLupu1.1, whole genome shotgun sequence:
- the LOC133805288 gene encoding uncharacterized protein LOC133805288 isoform X1: protein MGRKQSMRSKAAHFVSDLTTVFLNPISDKPSKPQPNSPSPVSVDETESKRNQLEPNGDEGSEDLVVGPDTSSFSAFLYSLLSSAESGDNTNSDDQVDEKVEQANPPPNSSMKENGGRRSLFSKGKQTLGRVVNQAARFSGYRNQQGKGDSDLKIDGNNNANTSYSGGVEMRHIQKVNDPESSSDLPGVSEPSLLLSENTRTALYASLPALVQGRKWFLLYSTWRHGISLSTLYRRSMLWPGLSLLVVGDRKGAVFGGLVEAPLNPTNKKKYQGTNATFVFTDKPGHPVIFHPTGANRYFTLCSLDFLAIGGGGHFALYLDNDLLNGSSSVSETYGNPCLAHSEDFEVKEIELWGFVYPSKYDEIVAMSHMEAPGICRW from the exons atgggaagaaaacAGTCCATGCGGAGCAAAGCGGCCCACTTTGTATCTGATCTCACCACGGTCTTCCTCAACCCCATTTCAGATAAACCATCCAAGCCCCAACCCAATTCACCTTCTCCTGTTTCt GTAGATGAGACTGAGTCAAAAAGAAATCAACTTGAGCCAAATGGTGATGAGGGTTCTGAAGATTTAGTTGTTGGTCCAGATACTTCTTCGTTCTCGGCATTTCTTTACTCGCTTTTGTCATCTGCGGAGTCTGGAGATAATACAAACTCAGATGACCAAGTTGATGAGAAAGTGGAGCAGGCTAATCCCCCACCTAACTCCTCAATGAAAGAAAATGGTGGAAGGAGAAGCTTATTTTCCAAGGGAAAACAAACCCTTGGTAGGGTTGTCAACCAAGCTGCAAGATTTAGTGGGTATCGAAATCAGCAGGGCAAGGGTGATTCTGACTTGAAAATTGATGGCAACAATAATGCTAATACTTCTTACTCTGGTGGAGTGGAGATGAGACACATCCAGAAAGTGAATGATCCAGAATCTTCAAGTGATTTGCCTGGTGTTTCGGAGCCTTCATTACTTCTCTCAGAGAATACAAGAACTGCTCTCTATGCTTCACTTCCAGCACTTGTTCAGGGAAGGAAATGGTTTTTACTatacag CACATGGAGGCATGGAATTTCACTTTCAACGCTATACAGAAGAAGCATGCTTTGGCCTGGCCTCAGTTTGCTG GTTGTTGGAGACCGTAAAGGTGCAGTTTTTGGTGGCTTGGTTGAGGCACCCCTAAACCCAACAAACAAGAAAAAATATCAG GGTACGAATGCGACTTTTGTTTTCACAGATAAACCTGGACATCCTGTTATCTTTCACCCTACAG GTGCGAATCGCTATTTCACTTTGTGCTCCCTTGACTTTTTAGCAATTGGCGGGGGTGGTCACTTCGCACTATATTTGGACAATGATCT ATTAAATGGATCAAGCTCAGTCTCAGAAACCTATGGGAACCCTTGTCTTGCGCACTCGGAGGACTTTGAAGTAAAAGAAATTGAG CTATGGGGTTTTGTGTATCCATCAAAGTACGATGAGATAGTTGCCATGAGCCATATGGAAGCACCTGGTATCTGCCGATGGTGA
- the LOC133805288 gene encoding uncharacterized protein LOC133805288 isoform X2 yields MGRKQSMRSKAAHFVSDLTTVFLNPISDKPSKPQPNSPSPVSVDETESKRNQLEPNGDEGSEDLVVGPDTSSFSAFLYSLLSSAESGDNTNSDDQVDEKVEQANPPPNSSMKENGGRRSLFSKGKQTLGRVVNQAARFSGYRNQQGKGDSDLKIDGNNNANTSYSGGVEMRHIQKVNDPESSSDLPGVSEPSLLLSENTRTALYASLPALVQGRKWFLLYSTWRHGISLSTLYRRSMLWPGLSLLVVGDRKGAVFGGLVEAPLNPTNKKKYQGTNATFVFTDKPGHPVIFHPTGANRYFTLCSLDFLAIGGGGHFALYLDNDLLNGSSSVSETYGNPCLAHSEDFEVKEIEFFPMQCSYGVLCIHQSTMR; encoded by the exons atgggaagaaaacAGTCCATGCGGAGCAAAGCGGCCCACTTTGTATCTGATCTCACCACGGTCTTCCTCAACCCCATTTCAGATAAACCATCCAAGCCCCAACCCAATTCACCTTCTCCTGTTTCt GTAGATGAGACTGAGTCAAAAAGAAATCAACTTGAGCCAAATGGTGATGAGGGTTCTGAAGATTTAGTTGTTGGTCCAGATACTTCTTCGTTCTCGGCATTTCTTTACTCGCTTTTGTCATCTGCGGAGTCTGGAGATAATACAAACTCAGATGACCAAGTTGATGAGAAAGTGGAGCAGGCTAATCCCCCACCTAACTCCTCAATGAAAGAAAATGGTGGAAGGAGAAGCTTATTTTCCAAGGGAAAACAAACCCTTGGTAGGGTTGTCAACCAAGCTGCAAGATTTAGTGGGTATCGAAATCAGCAGGGCAAGGGTGATTCTGACTTGAAAATTGATGGCAACAATAATGCTAATACTTCTTACTCTGGTGGAGTGGAGATGAGACACATCCAGAAAGTGAATGATCCAGAATCTTCAAGTGATTTGCCTGGTGTTTCGGAGCCTTCATTACTTCTCTCAGAGAATACAAGAACTGCTCTCTATGCTTCACTTCCAGCACTTGTTCAGGGAAGGAAATGGTTTTTACTatacag CACATGGAGGCATGGAATTTCACTTTCAACGCTATACAGAAGAAGCATGCTTTGGCCTGGCCTCAGTTTGCTG GTTGTTGGAGACCGTAAAGGTGCAGTTTTTGGTGGCTTGGTTGAGGCACCCCTAAACCCAACAAACAAGAAAAAATATCAG GGTACGAATGCGACTTTTGTTTTCACAGATAAACCTGGACATCCTGTTATCTTTCACCCTACAG GTGCGAATCGCTATTTCACTTTGTGCTCCCTTGACTTTTTAGCAATTGGCGGGGGTGGTCACTTCGCACTATATTTGGACAATGATCT ATTAAATGGATCAAGCTCAGTCTCAGAAACCTATGGGAACCCTTGTCTTGCGCACTCGGAGGACTTTGAAGTAAAAGAAATTGAG TTCTTTCCAATGCAATGCAGCTATGGGGTTTTGTGTATCCATCAAAGTACGATGAGATAG